One Stenotrophomonas maltophilia R551-3 genomic window, GCCATTCCACAACGTGCGAAGAAGGAACGGATCACTTCTTGTCCTCCTTGCCGGCTTCAGCCTTCTGCTGTTCCTGCACCTCGGTCTCGTCCAGGTAGCGATAGGTCTTGACCGTGCCGGACAGTTCCAGCGCACCACTGCGGACGTTGCCGCCGGTCTTGTCCTTGGGCTTGAGGTTGATGTCGTGCATGGTCAGGATCACCACCCGCGGCAGCGAGGCGACGCCACTGACGAACGCGCCGAACTGGTGGTAACTGCCCACCATGCGCAGCTTGATCGGCTTCTCGGCGTAGAACTCCTTCACCTGCTCCTGCTCCGGCTCGAACAGCTCGTTGGTCAGGCCGCTGGACAGCGCCGTCTGCGAGATGTCGATGATCAGATCGGGCATTTCGGTCTTGCTGGGCAGCTGCCGCAGCATCTGCTGCAGCACCTGTTCCATCTGTGCCAGCTGCTGCTTCAGCGGCGCCAGGTTCACCGCGCGTTCCTGCTGCTTGGTGAACTCGGTGCGCAGCTCGACTTCCTTCGATTCCAGGCCGGCCAGTTCCTCGCGCTTGCCGCTGATCAGCAGCATCCACGCCACGAACATGATCACCAGCGCCAGCAGCGAGCAGAAGACGATCTTGGCCTTCTGCGGCCAGTTGCCGATGTCGTTGAAATCAAGGTTCTTCAGATCGATCTTCTGGCTCATGCGCGGTCCCCCTGCAGCGGGGCATGGAAGGCCTGCGGCGGCTGCGCCAGGCGGCTGCCCTCAGGCTTCGGGGCGGGCTTGGCAGCCGGCTGGTTCGGCGCGGCCGGTGGATTGGCCGGTACTGCTGCAGGTGCCGCCGGAGCCGCCGGAGCCGCCGCTGGCTGGCCTGCGGCCGGTGCCGCCGGCGTGGCAGCATCCGGACCCGCGGCAAGCGGAGCCACGGGTGCCGGCGCTGCCGGCGCAACCGTGCCGTCTGCGTTCAGGCCCGGCGTCGCCGCCACCTCTTCACTCTGTGCCGGCAGCTTCACCTTGACCACGAACACGTACGGCAGCGCCTTCATGTCCGCAACCGGACCCGCCTTGCCGTCCTTGTCCTTCTCCGGATCACGCGCCTCGATGATCGACAGCTCCGGGTTGGTCATCCAGCCGGAGGTATCCAGGTTGCGCATGTAGGCCGAAACACGGGCATTGGACTGGGTACGGCCTTCCAGGGTCAGTACATCGCCTTCCTGCTTCAGCGCGGTCAGTACCACGCCGTCAGGAATGGTGCGCACCAGCGCATCGAACAGGTGGACCATCTGCGAGCGCTTGGCCTGCAGTTCCTCGATCACCTTCTTGCGGGCCAGCAGGCGTTCCTTCTGGGCGTCGAGGCGGTCGATCTCCTTGTTCTGTTCCTTGACCTTCTCGATCTCGGCTTCCAGATAGGCGTTGCGGTCCATCTGGCCGCTCACCTGGCGGTCGTAGTAGAACCAGATCACCAGCGACAGCAGCAGGCCACCGATCGCGGCCATGCCCAGCATTGCGTAGAACTCACGCTGGCGTTGCTTGCGCCGCTCGGCGCGCCAGGGCAATAGATTGATGCGCGCCATCAGTCGAAGCTCCTCAGCGCCAGACCGGTGGCGATCATCAGCGCGGGGGCATCCTGGGCCAGCGCATGTGCGTTCACCTTCGGGCCCAGGGTCATCTGTGCCAGCGGGTTGGCGATCACGGTCGGCACGCCCAGCTGCTCTTCGACCATTTCCGGCAGGCCACCGAGCACGGCGCAGCCACCGGCCAGCACAATGTGATCGACGCGGTTGAATTCACTGCCCGCATAGAAGAACTGCAGCAGGCGGCTGATCTGCTGGACCGTGGCTTCCTTGAACGGCTCCAGCACTTCCATCTCGTAGCTTTCCGGCAGCCCGCCCTGGCGCTTGGCCAGGCCCGCTTCCTCGTAGCTCAGGCCGTAGCGGCGCATGATCTCGTCGGTCAGCTGCTTGCCACCGAACACCTGTTCGCGGCTGTACAGGCTGCGGCCACCGCGCAGGACATTGAGGGTGGTCATGGTGGCGCCGATGTCGACCAGCGCGACCACGCCCTCGATGGACACCGGCAGCTCGCTGGCGACCAGGGCATAGGCGTTCTCGACCGCGAAGGCCTCCACGTCCATCACCTTGGCCTGCAGGCCACCCAGTTCCAGCGCGGACTGGCGCAGTTCCACGTTTTCCGAACGCGACGCGGCCAGCAGCACCTGGACCATCTCCGGGTTGTTCGGGATCGCCCCGATCACCTCGAAGTCCAGGTTCACTTCCTCGATCGGGTACGGAATGTAGTTGACCGCTTCCAGCTCGATCTGGGCTTCCATGTCGTTCTCGTCGAGCTCGGCCGGCATTGGGATCACCTTGGTGATCACCGCCGACCCAGCGACGGCGGCAGCGGCCAGCTTGGCCTTGCTCCCCGAGCGGTTCATCGCGCGGCGGATGGCCTCACCCACGGCCTCCACTTCCACGATGTTCTTCTCCACCACCGCATTCGGCGGAAGAGGTTCCACAGCGTAATGTTCCACACGAAAACGATTGCCACTGCGGGACAGCTGCAAAAGCTTTACCGCAGTCGAACTGATGTCGACGCCTACAAGCGGCGACTGACTTTTTGGGATGAGCCCCACGGTTTCTCCCCTGCCGACGGGCACTTGGACGCAAGACCTGCGCCCGAGCATTAATAACGTATTCTTAGCAAATGGCAACGGCCCTGCTGTGAAGTCCCTCACGGATTCACCATGCAGCCCCTGACTGTTCCCTTTGCGCTCCCCGGCGACGACCCCAGCCGCCACCTTGCGTAATCTATACTCTGCGACCACGAAATTCGCAATCGGAATCTGAACCCGATGACTCGACTCCGCCGCTGGCTGCGCTGGATCTTCCTGATTGTCCTGGTCCTGGCGCTGATCGGCGCGGCCGCCGTAGGCGGTCTGTACTATGCCGTTTCCTCCAAGCTTCCCGACGTGCAGACCCTGCGCGACGTGGAAATGCAGGAGCCGATGTACGTCTACGCTGCCGACGGCAAGCTGATGGCGGTGTTCGGCGAGACCCGGCGCACCCCGATCACCATGAAGGATGTGCCCGAGCGCCTGAAGCAGGCGTTCCTGGCCACCGAGGATGCCCGCTTCTACGAGCATGGCGGCGTCGACTACATGGGTATCGGCCGTGCCGTATGGCTGCTGGCCACCACCAGCGACAAGCGCGTGCCCGGTGGCTCCACCATCACCCAGCAGGTCGCCCGCCAGTTCTTCCTCAGTTCCGAGTACAGCTACACCCGCAAGCTGGCCGAGATCCTGCTGGCGCGGAAGATCGAGTCCGAGCTGAGCAAGGACGAGATCTTCGAGCTGTACCTGAACAAGAGTTTCTTCGGCAACCGTGCCTACGGCGTGGCCGCCGCCGCCGAGTTCTACTACGGCAAGAAACTGAACGAGCTGGACCTGGATGAAATGGCCTCGCTGGCCGGCATCCCCAAGTTCCCGTCTTCGGGCAACCCGATCTCCAACCCGGAACGTGCCCGCCAGCGTCGCGACAACTACGTGCTGCAGCGCATGGCCGACCTGAAGTTCGTCAGCCAGGCCGAGGCCGATGCGGCCAAGGCCGTGCCGATGCACGCCACCGCGCACGAGCCGCCGGTGCAGGTCGATGCCCCGTACGTGGCCGAGCTGGTGCGCCAGGAAATGATCGCCCGCTTCGGCGGCGATGTGGTCAACAAGGGTTACCACGTCACCACCACCATCGATGCGACCCTGCAGACCGCCGCCAACCAGTCGGTGCGCGACGGCCTGCTGCTGTACGACCACCGCCACGGCTGGCACGGCGTGGAGAAGCAGGTGCAGGTGGGGGCCGGCGAAGACGCCGCCGCTCTGGCCGAGCACCTGCGCGGCATGTTCGGCCAGGCCGGCCTGCTGCCGGCCATCGTTGCCAGCACCGGCGCCGATGGCAGCGCCACCGTGGTGCTGGCCAACCGCAGCGAGATCGTGCTGCCGGCCGGCGCCGCCAAGTGGACCAACAAGACCCCGGGCAAGCTGGTGCAGCGCGGCGACATCGTGCGCGTGCGCACCGGCGCCAAGGAAGGTGAGTGGCTGCTGGACCAGCTGCCGCGCGGCCAGTCCGCCCTGGTTTCGCTGGATGCCCACAGCGGCGCGCTGAAGGCACTGGTCGGTGGCTTCAGCTTCTCGGGCAACAAGTTCAACCGCGCCACCCAGGCCCGTCGACAGCCGGGGTCGAGCTTCAAGCCGTTCGTCTACGCCGCCGCCTTCGACAAGGGTTACAACCCGGCCTCGATCGTGCTCGACGCCCCGGTCGTGTTCCGCGACCGCCGCGGCAAGACCTGGGCCCCGCAGAACGACGGTGGCGGCTTCCGCGGCCCGATGCGCCTGCGTGAGGCGCTGGTGCAGTCGCGCAACCTGGTCTCGGTGCGCCTGCTCGATGGCATGGGCGTGGACTACGCGCGCAAGTACATCAGCGAGTTTGGTTTCGCCGAATCGGAACTGCCGCCGAACCTGTCGATGTCGCTGGGTACCGCCTCGCTAACCCCGTTGTCGGTGGCCCGCGGCTACGCCGTGTTCGCCAACGGCGGCTCGCGCGTGGACACCTGGCTGATCGACCAGGTGAACGACCGCGACGGCAACCTGGTGTTCAAGGAAAACCCGGCGATGGCCTGCCGCGACTGTGCCGGCAGCAGCGGCCAGCCGGTCAACCAGGTGGTGGACGGCTTCAACTTCGGCGCTCCGGCCCCGAAGGTGGACCCGGCTGCTGCGGCCAAGGCCGAAGCCAAGACCGAAACCCCGGCCGCGCCGGTCAACCCCGATGCCCGCACCGCCCCGCGCGCGATCGACGCCCGCACCGCCTACCAGCTGGTGTCGATGATGCGCGACGTGGTCCAGCGCGGTACCGGTGCCCAGGCCAAGGTGCTCGGCCGCGAGGACGTGGGCGGCAAGACCGGCTCCACCAACGACCACCGCGACGCCTGGTTCTCCGGCTTCGGCGGCCCGTACGTGACCACCGTGTGGGTGGGCCGCGACGATTTCCGCTCGCTGGGTTACCGCGAATACGGTGGCAAGGCCGCCCTGCCGATCTGGATCGACTACATGCGCACCGCGCTGAAGGACACCCCGATCGCGCAGAACGAGCCGCCCAGCGGCATGGTCCAGGCCACCCTCAACGGCGCCACCGAGTGGGTGAAAGTGGAAGACATGGACCGCCTGACCGACTACGACCTGAACCTCAATACCCCGCAGGCCGACGCTGCCGCGTTCGATATCTTCTGAGGAAGGGTGCGGTGGGTGCCGCTCTGGTAGATGCCAACCTTGGTTGGCGCCGATGCCGCCCCGGTAGTTGCCAACCTTGGTTGGCGCCCTGTGCCGACCAAGGTCGGCACCTACCAAAGCCTTGGTGGGTGCCAACCTCGGTTGGCACCGATGCCGCCCTGGCAGATGCCAACCTCGGTTGGCGCCCCGTGCCGACCAAGGTCGGCACCCACCAAAGCGGTTGCATCCGCCATACCCACGCAGATGTCACATCCGTGCGCTAGTCTGTAGCCAGGTCGCAACAGGGAGTCATCGCATGCATCGCGCCCGTCAGCATGCTGCCAGCCAGACCCGCGAGCGGCGCCACCGCCTCGCCCACGAAGCCGCCCGCCTGATGGCCGAAGGCGGCATCCGCGACTACCACCAGGCCAAGTTGAAGGCCGCCAGCCGGCTCGGCATCCACGACGATGCCTCCCTGCCCCGCAATACCGAGATCGAGGACGCCCTGCGCGAGTACCAGCGGCTGTTCTCCGGGCCGCAGCACGGCAACGAACTGCAGCGCCGCCGCGAAGCCGCGATGCGCGCCCTGGAGTTCCTGCACGGCTTCGCCCCGCGCCTGGCCGGCCCGGTGCTGGATGGCACCGCCGACGCCAACAGCCCCGTGCAGCTGCACCTGCACAGCGACGACCCGGAAGCCGTGCACCGCTTCCTGGACGAACACGGCATCCCCGCCGAATCGCGGACGCGTCGCCTGCGCATGGACCGCGAGCGCTGCCTGGACGTGCCGGTGTGGGTGTTCAGTGCCGAAGAGCTGACCTTCGACCTGGCGGTGTTGCCGTATGACGCCCTGCGTCAGGCACCGCTGTCACCGGTGGATGAGAAGCCGATGCGGCGCGCGTCCGTGGCGCAGTTGCGGCAGGTGCTGGCTGAGGCGGAGATCACCGCGTATATCGGCGGGTGACGGTAGCGCCGGCCCATGGCCGGCGAGCGCAGCAGTGTGGGACGGGCGTGGTGGGGGGCCGTGCCGGTCTTTGTAGGTGCGGACCGTTGGTCCGCACGGTGTTTCGGACATTCGGATACCTGACCAAAGAGCAGCCGAGCGTGGGCTCGGCTCTTGTGTCTTGGATCGTGCCCTGATCAGGCACAATCCCCCGGTGACCCGGGAGGCTCCGATGACGCTGCCTCGGCTCTTAAGCCTTCGAGCTTGCAAAGTAGATTCAGCGCGTCGGCGGCCTGACACCGCCATGGAACTTGAACGGTATCTTAGGCCCGCCATCGGGTGAGAGCCTGTACTCACAAGGGCAAGTCTGGCGGCTTCCGATCACGATCGTAAGTTCAAGCTGGAGCGAAATCATGCAATTTATCGGCATCGACGCAGCCAAGGCAACTTTTGACATCGCCCTGCCTCTATCTCACGGCAAGTATCGAACCAAGGCCAAACTCCCCAATACGCCAAAGGGTTTTGATGAGCTTCTGGCCTGGCGCGCCAAACATGCGCCGAACGCGGCGGTAGGTATGGAGGCTACAGGCATCTATCACGAGGCCTTGGCTCAAGCACTGGTGGAAGCGGGGGTAGTGGTTCATGTGGCCAATCCCGCCCGAGTAAAGGCGTTTGGGCAGGCGGAGGGGATGCGGACCAAGACTGACCGCAGCGACGCCAAGCTGATTGCCCGGTTTTTTGAGGCACAACGCTCGGAAAAGCTGTATCCCTACGTTCCACCGACGCCCTCGGAGGTGAAGCTGCGCGCCTTGGTACGGCGTCGAGATGATCTCCAGGAAATGCTGCAGATGGAGCACAACCGCCTGGACGTTGCCGATATCTCGGTCCAGCAAGGGATCAAGGATGTGATCCGGACGTTGGAAGAGCAGATCAAGCAGGTCCAGAAGGCGATTGAGGACCATATCGATAACGATCCGGACCTGCGCCGGCGTCATCAACTGCTTACCAGCATCCCCGGTGTAGGCAACACCAGCAGTGCCCAGCTGTTGGCCATGCTGGGGGATCTAAGCAAATACAGCGACGTGCGCCAGGTGGTTGCCCACGCGGGCCTGAATCCGGCCCAGCGTCAATCAGGAAACTACGAAGGCAAATGCCGGATATCACGCGTCGGCGACGCCAATTTCCGCAAAAAGCTGTACATGCCGGCGCTGACCGGGAAGACCCACAACCCCACACTGAAGTCCTTTGCAGACCGGCTCAGCGCGAAAGGCAAGCCCTTCAAGGTCGTCATGTGTGCAGTGATGCGCAAGCTCATCCATCTGATTTGGGGCGTACTGAGAAGTGGCCGACCCTTTGAGCCTGACGTCGCCCTTGCCTAGGCGAGGGCGACACGGTATCTACAAGGAGCGCGGTCCCCGCCTTTGGTGGGTGCGGACCGTTGGTCCGCACGGTGTTTCAGACATCCGGATGCCTGACCAAAGAGCAGCCGAGCGTGGGCTCGGCTCTACAGGGGGCCGGTTGCGGTGTTACAACGGCATTCCGTTTCGAGACTCCGGCGTCGATCCCGTCATCCACTTCGGCAACCACGACACTGGTGCGCGCCGTGGGTACTCCGCCATCATCCGGGCATGCATTCTCTGCAGATCGTTCAGCAGCCATGTCTGGTGATAGATGTCGTCGAACGAGTCCGACCAGCCACTCTTCACCCGCTGGCGCTCGTTGTCTTCCAGATTGGGCAGCAGATCCATCGGCTCGTCCAGAATCGCCTGCAGCGCCCGGTTGACGCCCGCGTTCTCCTCCGCCGCCTCGCGCAGGAACGCGATGCGCTCCTGCACGCGCTCGCAGCGGTAAGGCACGCATCCATCGGTCGCGTCGATGTACTCGGCGATATCCGTCAGCAGGCTGGCCTTCAACCGCCAGGCGACCTCACCGTCCAGCACCTGCCGCACCCGCATCGTGCGTACCGTGCTGGCCCGGATCTCCTCCGGCGTAGTGAACGCCTTGCCGGGCGTGGTACCGCCATGGCGCACCAGCACGATGCGGCGGATGGCCTCGTTGGTGATGCCCTCCACCCGCAGCGCAGCCGCCTGCGGATGCATGCGCGGCGGCGGCGCGCTGGTGAACTGCCAGTAGTACCAGAGCAGCGCCACCACTCCCATGAGGCACAGTGTGCTGGCCAGCATCCAGGCATCCAGATGCCGGGTGTAGTAACGATACCGGGCACGCCACACGTAGAAGCTGCGGTAGCTCATGAACCAGCTTACCCATCGATACATCGCCATCTCCTGGGCGAGGACCCCGGCGCGACGGGGTGGATTACGCGCGTCACGCCGGGGCTCCATGGCTTACCAGCCGATGCCTACGCCGACGCCCATGCTGCGCTCACCGCTGTTGGTGAACGCACCATTGAGGCTGAAGGTGGCCGAGCCCTTCTCGTTGAGCACGCGCTGGTAACCCACCGCCATGGCCGACTCGCCTTCGGCGTAGCCGACGCCCGCACCGAGACGGTTGTAGGTG contains:
- a CDS encoding type 4a pilus biogenesis protein PilO; the encoded protein is MSQKIDLKNLDFNDIGNWPQKAKIVFCSLLALVIMFVAWMLLISGKREELAGLESKEVELRTEFTKQQERAVNLAPLKQQLAQMEQVLQQMLRQLPSKTEMPDLIIDISQTALSSGLTNELFEPEQEQVKEFYAEKPIKLRMVGSYHQFGAFVSGVASLPRVVILTMHDINLKPKDKTGGNVRSGALELSGTVKTYRYLDETEVQEQQKAEAGKEDKK
- a CDS encoding PilN domain-containing protein, which produces MARINLLPWRAERRKQRQREFYAMLGMAAIGGLLLSLVIWFYYDRQVSGQMDRNAYLEAEIEKVKEQNKEIDRLDAQKERLLARKKVIEELQAKRSQMVHLFDALVRTIPDGVVLTALKQEGDVLTLEGRTQSNARVSAYMRNLDTSGWMTNPELSIIEARDPEKDKDGKAGPVADMKALPYVFVVKVKLPAQSEEVAATPGLNADGTVAPAAPAPVAPLAAGPDAATPAAPAAGQPAAAPAAPAAPAAVPANPPAAPNQPAAKPAPKPEGSRLAQPPQAFHAPLQGDRA
- a CDS encoding pilus assembly protein PilM, translating into MGLIPKSQSPLVGVDISSTAVKLLQLSRSGNRFRVEHYAVEPLPPNAVVEKNIVEVEAVGEAIRRAMNRSGSKAKLAAAAVAGSAVITKVIPMPAELDENDMEAQIELEAVNYIPYPIEEVNLDFEVIGAIPNNPEMVQVLLAASRSENVELRQSALELGGLQAKVMDVEAFAVENAYALVASELPVSIEGVVALVDIGATMTTLNVLRGGRSLYSREQVFGGKQLTDEIMRRYGLSYEEAGLAKRQGGLPESYEMEVLEPFKEATVQQISRLLQFFYAGSEFNRVDHIVLAGGCAVLGGLPEMVEEQLGVPTVIANPLAQMTLGPKVNAHALAQDAPALMIATGLALRSFD
- a CDS encoding penicillin-binding protein 1A — protein: MTRLRRWLRWIFLIVLVLALIGAAAVGGLYYAVSSKLPDVQTLRDVEMQEPMYVYAADGKLMAVFGETRRTPITMKDVPERLKQAFLATEDARFYEHGGVDYMGIGRAVWLLATTSDKRVPGGSTITQQVARQFFLSSEYSYTRKLAEILLARKIESELSKDEIFELYLNKSFFGNRAYGVAAAAEFYYGKKLNELDLDEMASLAGIPKFPSSGNPISNPERARQRRDNYVLQRMADLKFVSQAEADAAKAVPMHATAHEPPVQVDAPYVAELVRQEMIARFGGDVVNKGYHVTTTIDATLQTAANQSVRDGLLLYDHRHGWHGVEKQVQVGAGEDAAALAEHLRGMFGQAGLLPAIVASTGADGSATVVLANRSEIVLPAGAAKWTNKTPGKLVQRGDIVRVRTGAKEGEWLLDQLPRGQSALVSLDAHSGALKALVGGFSFSGNKFNRATQARRQPGSSFKPFVYAAAFDKGYNPASIVLDAPVVFRDRRGKTWAPQNDGGGFRGPMRLREALVQSRNLVSVRLLDGMGVDYARKYISEFGFAESELPPNLSMSLGTASLTPLSVARGYAVFANGGSRVDTWLIDQVNDRDGNLVFKENPAMACRDCAGSSGQPVNQVVDGFNFGAPAPKVDPAAAAKAEAKTETPAAPVNPDARTAPRAIDARTAYQLVSMMRDVVQRGTGAQAKVLGREDVGGKTGSTNDHRDAWFSGFGGPYVTTVWVGRDDFRSLGYREYGGKAALPIWIDYMRTALKDTPIAQNEPPSGMVQATLNGATEWVKVEDMDRLTDYDLNLNTPQADAAAFDIF
- a CDS encoding IS110-like element ISStma4 family transposase; the protein is MQFIGIDAAKATFDIALPLSHGKYRTKAKLPNTPKGFDELLAWRAKHAPNAAVGMEATGIYHEALAQALVEAGVVVHVANPARVKAFGQAEGMRTKTDRSDAKLIARFFEAQRSEKLYPYVPPTPSEVKLRALVRRRDDLQEMLQMEHNRLDVADISVQQGIKDVIRTLEEQIKQVQKAIEDHIDNDPDLRRRHQLLTSIPGVGNTSSAQLLAMLGDLSKYSDVRQVVAHAGLNPAQRQSGNYEGKCRISRVGDANFRKKLYMPALTGKTHNPTLKSFADRLSAKGKPFKVVMCAVMRKLIHLIWGVLRSGRPFEPDVALA